Proteins from one Triticum aestivum cultivar Chinese Spring chromosome 7A, IWGSC CS RefSeq v2.1, whole genome shotgun sequence genomic window:
- the LOC123152478 gene encoding probable potassium transporter 4 — protein sequence MAAVSMDVEAGRDDKKKGFHQDLVLAYKTLGVVFGGLVTSPLYVYPSMNLTNPTEEDYLGIYSIMFWTLTLIGVIKYICIALHADDHGEGGTFAMYSLLCQHANIGILPSKKIYIEEEDLVSTEPAVTRRPSRLRRFIERSIVARRLLLLTAILGMCMLIRDGILTPAISVLSAIDGLRGPFPSVSKPVVEVVSAAILIGLFLLQKYGTSKVSFIFSPIMAAWTFTTPIIGIYSIWRYYPGIFKALSPHYIIMFFMTNQKRGWQLLGGTVLCITGAEAMFADLGHFSKRSIQIAFLTSIYPSLVLTYAGQTAYLINNVDDFSDGFYKFVPRPVYWPMFVIATLAAIVASQSLISATFSVIKQSVALDYFPRVKVVHTSRNKEGEVYSPETNYILMLFCVGAILGLGDGKDIGNAFGVVVIMVMLITTVLLSLVMLIIWDTHVVLVALYFVPFLILEGTYVSAVCTKILKGGWMPFAVSLLLALIMFGWYYGRQRKAEYEMANKVTLERLGELLAGADVHRVSGLCFFYSNMQDWLTPVLAHYIRNMRSLHKVTIFLTLRYLLVAKVDAKDRVAIRRLGPNGVYGCTIQYGYADPLDTEEDELADLVVGALRDHITEEEVALLEEAREAGVVHIRGKMRFHVGKDTGFFDRVLLGFYEFLHSTCRSALPALGIPLQQCVEIGMLSKA from the exons ATGGCAGCAGTCTCAATGGACGTTGAAGCGGGAAGAGATGACAAG AAGAAGGGGTTCCACCAAGATCTGGTCCTAGCTTACAAGACATTGGGTGTCGTGTTCGGTGGCCTCGTCACTTCACCTCTCTATGTTTATCCATCGATGAATCTGACCAATCCCACCGAGGAAGACTACCTGGGGATATACAGCATCATGTTCTGGACCCTGACTCTGATCGGTGTCATCAAGTACATATGCATAGCTCTGCATGCCGATGATCATGGTGAAG GTGGCACATTTGCCATGTATTCTCTTCTCTGCCAGCATGCCAACATCGGCATCCTCCCGTCCAAAAAGATTTACATCGAAGAAGAGGATCTGGTCTCGACTGAGCCTGCTGTGACCAGAAGGCCAAGCAGGCTGAGGAGATTCATCGAGCGCAGCATTGTCGCCAGGAGGCTGCTGCTCCTCACTGCTATATTGGGCATGTGTATGCTAATCAGAGATGGCATTCTCACACCTGCTATTTCAGTCTTGTCTGCTATAGATGGACTGAGAGGCCCTTTCCCATCCGTCAGTAAAC CTGTGGTGGAGGTTGTGTCTGCAGCGATCCTCATTGGGCTCTTCCTGCTGCAGAAGTACGGCACGTCGAAAGTGAGTTTCATATTCTCGCCAATCATGGCTGCGTGGACTTTTACCACACCGATCATCGGCATCTACAGCATCTGGCGCTATTACCCTGGCATCTTCAAGGCCTTGTCGCCACACTACATCATTATGTTCTTCATGACCAACCAGAAAAGGGGCTGGCAGCTGCTCGGTGGAACCGTTCTCTGCATCACTG GTGCCGAGGCCATGTTTGCGGATCTTGGACACTTTAGCAAGAGGTCTATCCAGATCGCATTTCTCACAAGCATATACCCCTCCCTCGTGCTCACCTATGCTGGGCAGACGGCGTACCTGATCAACAACGTCGATGACTTCAGCGATGGGTTCTACAAGTTTGTGCCGCGTCCCGTGTACTGGCCCATGTTCGTCATTGCGACACTGGCAGCTATCGTGGCAAGTCAATCGCTGATCTCAGCCACCTTCTCCGTCATCAAGCAGTCAGTAGCCCTCGACTACTTCCCCCGTGTCAAGGTGGTGCACACCTCCAGGAACAAGGAAGGGGAGGTATACTCGCCGGAAACCAACTACATACTCATGCTGTTCTGTGTTGGTGCCATCCTCGGTCTCGGCGATGGTAAGGACATCGGAAACGCGTTCGGGGTGGTAGTCATCATGGTCATGCTAATCACCACCGTCCTGCTCTCCCTGGTGATGCTCATCATCTGGGACACGCATGTGGTGCTTGTGGCACTCTACTTCGTGCCATTCCTGATCCTCGAGGGCACCTACGTGAGCGCAGTGTGTACCAAGATCCTCAAAGGTGGGTGGATGCCGTTTGCAGTGTCATTGTTGTTGGCATTAATCATGTTCGGCTGGTACTATGGTAGACAGAGGAAAGCGGAGTACGAGATGGCGAACAAGGTAACACTCGAGCGGCTCGGTGAGCTCCTCGCTGGTGCTGACGTGCACCGCGTCTCCGGGCTCTGCTTCTTCTACAGCAACATGCAGGACTGGCTCACACCGGTGCTCGCGCACTACATCAGGAACATGCGGTCATTGCACAAGGTGACCATCTTCCTCACACTTCGGTACCTCCTGGTGGCCAAGGTCGATGCCAAGGACCGTGTGGCCATCCGGCGGCTTGGGCCCAACGGGGTTTACGGGTGCACGATACAGTATGGCTACGCCGACCCGCTCGACACCGAGGAGGACGAACTCGCTGACCTGGTGGTGGGTGCCCTGCGGGAccacatcaccgaggaggaggtggCTCTGCTTGAGGAGGCGAGGGAGGCTGGGGTGGTGCACATCAGGGGCAAGATGAGGTTCCACGTTGGCAAGGACACGGGATTCTTCGACCGGGTTCTGCTCGGCTTCTACGAGTTCCTGCACAGCACGTGCCGGTCGGCGCTGCCAGCACTTGGGATCCCCCTGCAGCAGTGCGTCGAGATCGGCATGCTCTCCAAGGCCTGA